In Oscillatoria acuminata PCC 6304, a single window of DNA contains:
- a CDS encoding succinate dehydrogenase/fumarate reductase iron-sulfur subunit, with protein MQVLFKIVRQSQNTGPRIQTYQLDVEPGNTILDCLNRIKWEQDGTLAFRKNCRNTICGSCSMRINGRSALACKENISAELARLNQISEQSTETESVTRDREQTENAALNALPGAPPRTTAPGAIPEITIAPMGNMPVVKDLVVDMQRFWNNLEAVDPYVSNSARKIPEREFLQTPEERSRLEESGNCILCGACYSECNAVEVNPNFVGPHALAKAYRMVEDDRDDQTESRLQNYNQANSGVWSCTRCFYCNSVCPMGVEPLDKIGKIKDEILDRTDDQASRPIRHRKVLIDLVKKGGWVDERKFAVMVVGNFFRDIKGLLSLAPVGFQSIKRGKMPLTFEPSEGTKEVRSLIESVQELESKSSKAPKE; from the coding sequence ATGCAAGTTTTATTTAAAATCGTTCGCCAAAGCCAAAATACTGGCCCTCGGATCCAGACCTATCAACTCGATGTAGAACCGGGGAATACCATCCTCGATTGTCTGAATCGGATTAAATGGGAGCAAGACGGAACCCTCGCCTTTCGTAAAAATTGCCGCAATACGATTTGTGGCAGTTGCTCAATGCGGATTAATGGCCGTTCCGCCCTCGCCTGTAAAGAGAATATCAGCGCTGAACTGGCCCGTTTGAACCAAATCTCGGAACAGAGCACCGAAACCGAGTCCGTCACCCGCGATCGCGAACAAACCGAGAACGCGGCACTCAATGCCTTACCCGGCGCACCCCCAAGGACGACTGCACCGGGAGCAATCCCAGAAATTACGATTGCGCCCATGGGAAATATGCCCGTTGTCAAGGATCTGGTGGTGGATATGCAGCGGTTTTGGAACAATCTCGAAGCCGTTGATCCCTATGTGAGTAATAGTGCCAGGAAAATCCCCGAACGAGAATTTCTCCAAACTCCCGAGGAGCGATCGCGCCTTGAGGAAAGCGGCAATTGTATCCTCTGCGGGGCCTGCTACTCCGAATGCAACGCCGTGGAAGTCAATCCGAACTTTGTCGGTCCCCATGCCCTCGCCAAAGCCTATCGCATGGTGGAAGACGATCGCGATGACCAAACCGAATCCCGCTTACAAAACTATAACCAAGCTAACTCCGGAGTCTGGAGTTGCACCCGCTGCTTTTACTGTAATTCCGTTTGTCCCATGGGCGTCGAACCCTTGGATAAAATTGGTAAAATTAAGGACGAAATTCTCGATCGCACCGATGACCAAGCCAGTCGTCCCATTCGTCATCGCAAAGTCTTAATTGATTTAGTCAAAAAAGGCGGCTGGGTCGATGAGCGCAAATTTGCGGTGATGGTCGTTGGTAATTTCTTCCGGGATATCAAAGGATTATTAAGCCTTGCTCCCGTGGGATTCCAATCCATCAAACGGGGCAAAATGCCCTTAACTTTTGAACCATCCGAAGGCACTAAAGAAGTGCGATCGCTGATTGAATCTGTCCAAGAACTCGAATCTAAATCCTCGAAAGCTCCTAAAGAATAA
- a CDS encoding hybrid sensor histidine kinase/response regulator, whose product MNKNNPSPEPADILIVDDTAANLRLLSIILTRNGYRVRKALTPHLALNAVEASLPHLILLDINMPEMNGYQVCEKLKSNPITREIPIIFISALDDIFDKIKAFEVGGNDYITKPFQEAEVLVRVDHQLKLRSLQMELLAKNRVLEQTLTELKQVHNQLIQNEKMVSLGQLVAGVCHEINNPVNFISGNLTYVKTYVKQLLGLIQKYRQALGSIPPEIEQFEEEIELEFLVEDFPKLVISMEGGSERIRTIVESLRNFSRLDEAELKSVDLHEGLESTLMMLGHRLERSGDRPGITVIKNYTQLPLVRCYAAQLNQVFMNLLTNAIDALESGSRPPRSLPNRQDQDAIGPEPPSPTIWINTAQPTENTVTISIADNGPGMTPELQQQAFDPFFTTKQVGYGTGLGLSISYQIVVEGHGGTLDCQSFPGTGTTFTLGLPLQCPKNPPK is encoded by the coding sequence ATGAATAAAAATAACCCCAGCCCCGAACCCGCCGATATTCTGATTGTTGACGATACCGCAGCTAATCTCCGGCTGTTGTCCATCATTCTCACCAGAAACGGTTATCGGGTTCGGAAAGCCCTCACCCCTCATCTGGCACTGAATGCTGTAGAAGCCAGTTTACCTCACCTGATTTTGCTGGATATTAATATGCCAGAAATGAATGGCTATCAAGTCTGCGAAAAGCTCAAATCAAATCCCATAACTCGGGAAATTCCGATTATTTTTATTAGTGCGCTAGATGATATTTTTGATAAAATCAAAGCCTTTGAAGTGGGAGGGAATGATTATATCACCAAACCGTTTCAAGAAGCTGAAGTTTTAGTGCGCGTGGATCATCAATTAAAATTGCGATCGCTCCAAATGGAGTTGTTGGCTAAAAATCGCGTATTAGAACAGACGTTAACCGAGCTTAAGCAGGTTCACAATCAACTCATTCAAAATGAAAAAATGGTCAGCCTCGGTCAGTTGGTGGCCGGAGTTTGTCACGAAATTAACAATCCCGTTAATTTCATTTCCGGTAATCTGACTTATGTCAAAACTTATGTCAAGCAGTTGTTAGGGTTAATCCAGAAGTATCGTCAGGCATTAGGCTCGATCCCCCCGGAAATTGAACAATTTGAAGAAGAAATTGAGTTGGAATTTCTCGTGGAAGATTTCCCCAAATTAGTCATCTCTATGGAAGGGGGGTCCGAACGGATCCGCACGATTGTGGAATCTCTGCGCAATTTTTCCAGACTGGATGAAGCGGAACTCAAATCAGTGGATCTCCATGAAGGATTGGAGAGCACTTTAATGATGTTAGGCCATCGCCTAGAACGGAGTGGCGATCGCCCGGGAATTACGGTCATCAAAAACTATACTCAACTCCCCCTAGTCCGGTGCTATGCCGCTCAACTCAATCAAGTCTTTATGAATCTGCTCACCAATGCGATCGATGCTTTAGAGTCGGGGTCTCGCCCTCCCCGGTCCCTCCCGAACCGCCAGGACCAGGACGCGATCGGCCCCGAACCGCCTTCCCCCACCATCTGGATTAACACCGCCCAACCCACAGAAAACACCGTCACCATCTCCATCGCCGATAATGGTCCCGGAATGACCCCGGAATTACAACAACAAGCCTTTGACCCCTTTTTTACCACCAAACAAGTCGGCTACGGTACCGGATTAGGATTATCCATTTCCTACCAAATTGTCGTCGAAGGACATGGGGGTACCCTCGATTGTCAGAGTTTCCCCGGAACCGGAACAACTTTTACCCTCGGACTGCCCCTTCAATGTCCCAAAAACCCCCCCAAATAG
- a CDS encoding GGDEF domain-containing response regulator, whose protein sequence is MMEKVKSPCKGNILLVDDTPDNLRVLSSILTKHGYYLRKALNGEMAITAAHTLIPDLILLDINMPYMNGYEVCQALKDSEKTRNIPIIFISVLDDVLDKVRAFQVGGIDYITKPFQLEEVLARIENQLKIQRLQDQLHEQNRLLEKQNFLLLKEIENRKKAEVALKKANKKLQKLACIDGLTQVSNRRKFDDYLKQEWDRLERQQHPLSLILCDIDYFKAYNDTYGHPAGDECLKQVAQAICQAVKRPADLVARYGGEEFAAILPHTTDKGALSVACNIQREIQQLDIQHCASDVGDIITISLGICTLIPTREVSLHTLIWNADKALYQAKQAGRNCYCTYLTQSQDEVFKCGNHQCELLEEIQG, encoded by the coding sequence ATGATGGAAAAAGTCAAGTCCCCATGCAAAGGAAACATTCTGCTCGTGGATGACACCCCGGATAATTTGCGGGTCTTATCTTCTATTTTAACGAAGCATGGTTATTATCTTCGCAAAGCATTGAATGGAGAAATGGCGATTACTGCCGCCCATACCTTAATCCCGGATTTAATTTTACTGGATATCAATATGCCTTATATGAATGGATATGAAGTTTGTCAAGCCTTAAAAGACTCAGAAAAAACTCGAAATATTCCGATTATTTTTATCAGTGTTTTAGATGATGTTTTGGATAAAGTTAGAGCCTTTCAAGTGGGGGGAATCGATTATATTACCAAACCCTTTCAACTAGAGGAAGTCCTTGCCCGCATCGAAAATCAACTCAAAATTCAACGACTCCAAGACCAACTCCATGAGCAAAATCGCCTCTTGGAAAAACAAAATTTCTTACTGTTAAAGGAAATCGAAAACCGTAAAAAAGCTGAAGTTGCTTTAAAAAAAGCCAATAAAAAATTACAAAAGCTGGCCTGTATTGACGGCTTAACACAGGTCTCCAATCGCCGTAAGTTTGATGATTATCTCAAACAAGAATGGGACCGTTTAGAGCGACAACAACATCCCTTATCCTTGATTTTATGCGATATTGACTATTTTAAAGCCTATAACGATACTTATGGTCATCCCGCTGGAGATGAGTGTTTAAAACAAGTGGCCCAAGCTATTTGTCAGGCAGTCAAACGTCCGGCAGATTTAGTCGCCCGCTATGGCGGCGAAGAATTTGCGGCCATTCTCCCCCATACCACTGACAAAGGAGCCTTGTCCGTCGCCTGCAACATTCAGCGGGAAATCCAGCAGCTAGATATTCAGCATTGTGCCTCGGATGTCGGCGATATTATCACCATCAGTCTGGGAATTTGTACCCTAATTCCCACGAGGGAAGTCTCCCTCCATACCCTGATTTGGAATGCTGATAAAGCGCTCTATCAAGCCAAGCAAGCCGGGCGAAATTGCTATTGTACTTATCTCACTCAATCCCAAGATGAAGTATTTAAATGTGGAAATCATCAATGTGAATTGCTGGAAGAAATACAAGGCTAA